A window of Shewanella mesophila contains these coding sequences:
- the nrdG gene encoding anaerobic ribonucleoside-triphosphate reductase-activating protein, translated as MNYHQYFPIDVVNGPGTRVTLFVSGCEHQCRGCYNQSTWNPCSGHLFDDGMVEQILTDLKDNRIHRRGLSLSGGDPLYPQNVSAILALVKCVKAECPSKDIWLWTGYRLDELDKTQRQVLDYIDVLVDGKFDQSLADPSLIFRGSSNQVIHHFSQ; from the coding sequence ATGAATTATCACCAATATTTTCCCATCGATGTTGTTAATGGTCCTGGAACTCGAGTAACTCTGTTTGTTTCGGGCTGCGAGCATCAATGTCGTGGCTGTTATAACCAATCGACGTGGAATCCTTGCTCTGGACATCTGTTTGACGATGGTATGGTTGAGCAGATATTAACTGATTTAAAAGATAATCGTATTCATCGCCGCGGATTGTCGCTTAGTGGTGGCGATCCGCTTTATCCGCAAAATGTGAGTGCTATTTTAGCCTTGGTTAAATGTGTTAAGGCTGAATGCCCAAGCAAAGATATCTGGCTGTGGACTGGTTATAGGCTCGACGAGCTCGATAAGACGCAGCGCCAAGTGCTTGACTATATTGATGTGTTGGTTGACGGAAAATTTGATCAGTCTCTTGCCGATCCTAGTTTGATATTTCGTGGTAGTAGTAATCAGGTGATCCATCATTTCTCTCAATAG
- a CDS encoding YibL family ribosome-associated protein has product MNLKQELQQLNDRLDKCRRKLDAAEKRGDQAVILQFKQEINAVTKQISSVRNQQTRLLNKKGTDVKSLPFSRELTKAEQADMGKLKKSVRGLVVVHPMTALGREMGLTQVTGFALKPF; this is encoded by the coding sequence ATGAATTTAAAGCAAGAGTTGCAGCAGCTTAATGATCGTCTAGACAAGTGTCGTCGTAAATTAGATGCGGCTGAAAAACGCGGTGATCAAGCGGTGATTTTACAGTTTAAGCAAGAGATTAATGCTGTAACTAAGCAGATTTCCAGTGTAAGAAATCAACAAACGCGATTACTTAATAAAAAAGGTACTGATGTGAAATCACTGCCTTTTAGTCGTGAACTGACTAAAGCTGAACAAGCCGATATGGGTAAGCTTAAGAAATCAGTTCGTGGATTAGTGGTTGTGCATCCAATGACTGCCTTAGGTCGTGAAATGGGACTCACTCAAGTCACAGGCTTTGCCCTTAAGCCATTCTAA
- the ribA gene encoding GTP cyclohydrolase II has protein sequence MSIKYVATSKLPTPWGVFAMHGFEDTDTGKEHVALTFGELDSNTPILGRIHSECLTGDALFSLRCDCGFQLQTAMQNIAEAGQGFILYLRQEGRGIGLLNKIRAYELQDQGANTVEANERLGFDADMRKYDMIKPMMDNIGVHQVKLMTNNPRKVKAMKELGIEVVERVPLQVGKNRYNEAYLKTKSTELGHMMSEYHFTEDKGCNS, from the coding sequence ATGTCGATTAAGTATGTCGCTACTTCAAAATTACCTACGCCATGGGGCGTTTTTGCAATGCATGGTTTTGAAGACACTGACACAGGCAAAGAACATGTCGCACTGACATTTGGTGAGTTAGATAGCAATACGCCTATTCTTGGTCGTATTCATTCAGAATGCCTTACGGGTGATGCGTTGTTTAGCTTACGCTGTGACTGTGGTTTTCAACTGCAAACCGCGATGCAAAATATCGCTGAAGCGGGTCAGGGCTTTATCTTATATCTCCGTCAAGAAGGTCGCGGTATTGGCTTGTTAAATAAGATCCGTGCCTACGAGCTGCAAGATCAAGGGGCTAATACGGTAGAAGCCAACGAGCGGTTAGGCTTTGACGCCGATATGCGTAAGTACGATATGATCAAGCCTATGATGGACAATATAGGTGTTCATCAGGTTAAGCTAATGACTAACAATCCTCGTAAAGTCAAAGCAATGAAAGAGCTTGGAATCGAGGTCGTTGAGCGGGTGCCACTGCAGGTCGGTAAAAATCGTTATAACGAAGCCTATCTAAAAACTAAGTCAACCGAACTTGGTCATATGATGTCTGAATATCATTTTACGGAAGATAAGGGCTGCAACTCCTAA